Proteins encoded together in one Tripterygium wilfordii isolate XIE 37 chromosome 14, ASM1340144v1, whole genome shotgun sequence window:
- the LOC120015178 gene encoding SURP and G-patch domain-containing protein 1-like protein gives MDKRAPPSLFVNDGSFMERFKQLQQGKEKETEKKDSIVDSKPKTVILGPATRKPSIIKTAVGSKTSDTRKTTPTSGGKLAFSLKQKSKLVTPPVKLGGDEDDDEDEMDARNISGDVTAKRQKLGQSELSEQSSRQVDVAPPSPSDLAVKKVADKLASFVAKNGRQFEHVTRQKNPGDTPFKFLFDESCADYKYYEYQLAEEEKALSQTEDSRISQGAGLSSSASKATTGSQWSLQQQSNYQIPASALYEVHEESKASVTSVQSTSMRRAGDSNAPPSTDPIAMMEFYMKKAAQEERKRQPKQSKDEMPPPPSLQADNSSQPSWQSAPGKKGHHMGDYIPLEELEKFMATCNDVAAQKAAQETAERSKIQADNVGHKLLSKMGWKEGEVLGGSMKGIADPIMAGNVKKDNLGVGAQNPGDVTPEDDIYEQYKKRMMLGYRHRPNPLGNPRKAYY, from the exons ATGGACAAAAGAGCGCCTCCAAGCCTTTTTGTTAATGAtggctcatttatggagagatttaaaCAGCTCCAACAAGGTAAGGAGAAGGAAACTGAGAAGAAAGATTCCATAGTAGACTCTAAACCCAAGACAGTTATATTGGGGCCTGCAACACGTAAACCTTCCATTATTAAAACCGCTGTGGGTTCTAAGACTAGTGATACACGCAAGACCACCCCAACATCTGGTGGCAAACTTGCATTCAGCTTGAAACAGAAGTCCAAGCTTGTGACACCTCCTGTTAAGTTGGGtggagatgaagatgatgatgaagatgaaatgGATGCTAGAAACATATCTGGTGATGTAACAGCAAAACGGCAGAAGTTGGGTCAGTCAGAGTTATCTGAACAATCATCAAGACAAGTGGATGTTG CACCACCTTCCCCAAGTGACCTTGCAGTGAAGAAAGTTGCTGACAAACTAGCTAGTTTTGTTGCCAAAAATGGAAGGCAATTTGAGCATGTTACACGCCAGAAGAATCCTGGAGACACACCTTTTAA GTTTCTATTTGATGAGAGTTGTGCTGACTACAAATACTATGAATATCAACTTGCTGAGGAGGAAAAGGCACTGTCACAGACAGAGGATTCCCGAATATCTCAAGGCG CCGGTCTGAGCTCTTCGGCTTCTAAGGCGACAACTGGTTCACAGTGGTCGCTGCAGCAACAATCAAACTATCAAATCCCTGCTTCTGCTTTGTATGAGGTGCATGAGGAGTCTAAAGCTTCAGTTACTTCAGTTCAATCAACATCAATGAGAAGGGCAG GTGACTCTAATGCACCACCAAGTACAGATCCAATAGCAATGATGGAGTTCTACATGAAGAAGGCTGCtcaagaagagaggaagagacagCCTAAACAATCAAAAGATGAAATGCCTCCGCCTCCCTCTCTTCAAG CGGACAATTCTTCTCAACCTAGTTGGCAATCAGCTCCAGGGAAAAAGGGTCATCATATGGGTGATTACATCCCACTAGAAGAGCTTGAGAAGTTCATGGCTACTTGTAATGATGTGGCTGCACAGAAGGCCGCCCAGGAAACTGCAGAGAGGTCAAAAATCCAGGCTGACAATGTTGGACATAAACTCTTGTCCAAAATGGGTTGGAAAGAag GTGAGGTTTTGGGGGGCTCGATGAAGGGTATTGCTGATCCGATCATGGCGGGTAACGTGAAGAAAGACAACCTTGGTGTTGGTGCTCAAAATCCTGGAGACGTGACTCCTGAGGATGACATATACGAGCAGTATAAAAAACGAATGATGCTTGGTTACCGTCATAGACCAAATCCTCTG GGCAATCCTCGAAAAGCTTACTACTGA
- the LOC120015473 gene encoding transcription factor bHLH130-like: MTSSSLLHTPSFKYPDGNFRKNQDFMDLNRHHHEYNHSNDHNHHQHEQSSFLENLVNGGNSDGVGEDYRCFRSSSPEIDTILTRFMNGTGVLGAHDLHEYGKRSMKQEVPDSPKNWNGSSAGSSEMIYQSSPVQRLGNETKMDCSFGVMNSMTENSTQPKMGSGNGNNLLRQNSSPAGFFSNSGADNGFSMGRDLGNFGASGGIKGEVCSMNSRLNNPMNFPSVASSSSMRLMPQIAEAGDEWRGASSPGNGSLGNYNSRNGNCHLNFANDTSFDSMKRVGESDGNIFSALNPFESQTGRSLNGTLGLTHHLSLPKTSSEMAAIKKFLQFQGTVPCKIRAKRGCATHPRSIAERMRRTRISERMRKLQELFPEIDKQTNIADMLDLAAQYIQDLQKHVKMLTNTKAKCRCLSKQMQYSNASV; encoded by the exons ATGACCAGTAGTAGTCTTCTGCACACCCCTAGTTTCAAGTATCCAGATGGGAATTTTCGGAAAAACCAAGACTTCATGGACTTAAATCGCCACCACCATGAGTATAATCATAGTAATgatcataatcatcatcaacatgAACAAA GCTCTTTCCTTGAGAACCTTGTCAATGGGGGCAATAGCGATGGTGTTGGTGAGGATTATCGATGTTTTCGATCTTCAAGTCCTGAAATAGACACCATTTTGACAAGATTCATGAATGGTACGGGTGTGTTGGGTGCTCACGATCTTCACGAATATGGGAAGAGATCAATGAAGCAAGAAGTGCCGGATTctccaaagaattggaatggtTCCTCAGCTGGAAGTTCAGAGATGATTTATCAGAGTTCACCAGTTCAGAGATTgggaaatgaaacaaaaatggaTTGCTCATTTGGTGTCATGAATTCTATGACGGAAAACTCTACGCAACCAAAGATGGGCAGTGGAAATGGCAACAACCTTCTTAGGCAGAATAGCTCACCAGCTGGATTTTTCTCCAATTCAGGAGCTGACAATG GTTTTTCCATGGGGAGAGATTTGGGAAATTTCGGAGCTTCTGGTGGAATAAAAGGAGAAGTTTGTTCAATGAATAGTAGGCTGAACAATCCTATGAACTTTCCATCCGTGGCATCATCGTCAAGTATGAGACTTATGCCTCAAATCGCTGAAGCTGGAGATGAGTGGAGAGGTGCAAGTAGCCCTGGGAATGGAAGTTTGGGGAATTATAATTCCAGAAATGGAAATTGCCATCTCAACTTTGCGAATGATACTTCCTTCGATAGCATGAAAAGAGTCGGAGAAAGTGATGGAAACATTTTCTCTGCTTTAAACCCTTTTGAAAGTCAG ACTGGTAGATCTTTAAATGGCACCCTTGGTTTGACTCACCATTTAAGTTTGCCTAAGACTTCTTCCGAGATGGCTGCTATCAAGaagtttctgcaatttcaaggcaCCGTTCCTTGTAAAATTCGAGCCAAGAGAGGTTGCGCTACTCATCCACGAAGCATCGCGGAAAGG ATGAGAAGAACCAGAATTAGTGAAAGAATGAGAAAACTGCAAGAGCTTTTCCCAGAAATAGACAAG CAAACGAACATCGCGGATATGTTAGATTTGGCGGCTCAGTACATACAAGATCTCCAGAAACATGTCAAG ATGCTCACGAATACGAAAGCGAAGTGCCGATGTTTAAGTAAACAAATGCAGTATTCAAATGCTTCAGtttga
- the LOC120015767 gene encoding ras-related protein RABA4c-like, which produces MPNLQSNFNQNIDYVFKIVLIGDSAVGKSQLLARFARNEFSVDSKATIGVEFQTKTLVIDHKTVKAQIWDTAGQERYRAVTSAYYRGAVGAMLVYDITKRQSFDHVAKWLEELQGHADKNIVVMLVGNKSDLGTLRAVPTEDAKEFAQRENIFFMETSALEAVNVEEAFLTVLTEIYQIVSKKTLVANDEAGYGGSATLLKGTSIVVPGQEPKSGTTSSYNCCRSS; this is translated from the exons ATGCCTAACTTGCAAAGTAATTTCAATCAGAATATTGACTACGTTTTCAAGATCGTACTGATCGGGGACTCTGCAGTCGGCAAATCACAGCTATTAGCGCGATTCGCGAGGAACGAGTTCAGTGTTGATTCGAAAGCGACGATCGGAGTTGAGTTCCAAACGAAAACGCTTGTCATCGATCACAAGACCGTCAAGGCTCAGATATGGGATACGGCCGGACAGGAAAG GTACCGGGCTGTGACGAGTGCTTACTACAGAGGTGCAGTTGGGGCGATGCTAGTGTATGACATAACCAAGCGCCAGTCATTTGATCATGTGGCAAAATGGTTAGAGGAACTGCAGGGACATGCTGATAAAAATATTGTAGTCATGCTTGTAGGGAACAAATCTGACCTTGGAACCCTTCGTGCCGTACCCACTGAAGATGCCAAAGAATTTGCTCAAAGGGAAAACATCTTCTTTATGGAGACATCTGCCCTAGAGGCCGTTAATGTTGAAGAAGCTTTTCTTACAGTCCTTACGGAGATATATCAAATTGTCAGCAAGAAAACCCTTGTTGCCAACGACGAGGCAGGATATGGAGGGAGTGCAACACTTCTCAAGGGAACCAGTATTGTTGTCCCTGGTCAGGAGCCAAAGTCTGGGACAACAAGTAGTTACAATTGCTGCAGGTCATCATAG
- the LOC120014111 gene encoding cytochrome P450 705A5-like: FSLATLFVIIRSYTESHFSYKSTWLSVHHLPQPSSQSPIVMATITDIQYYVVLFFLWLFSTLLLQYAFRRSTKGATHLRLPPSPPSLPVVGHIHLLSKDIHICFQNLARKYGPLLYLRFGSFKCLLISSASVATEVFKSNDVAFSSKPFSVLGDRLIFGNTGFVISQYGDYWRYMKKLTVTELLGARQLERSRKVRQEELHRYLQRVFEKAGVEEVFDVGSELMKLTNNTICRMVLSTRCSEEDNEAEEVKELVEGSFDLAMKMTMVAMSGPLKKVVGKYYEKEDKDINRRCDELLERMWKEHEERAKREGVDREDKDFMDILLEAYYNDKAEFKITRNQVKAFILDIFIAGTSTSADTMQWVMANLINHPDVLKKVRQEIESVVGNSKRLVEESDLPNFPYLQAVVKETLRLYPPGPVLPRRTNEDSKVSGFDIPKDLIVAFNVYAIMRDPEAWDKPNEFIPERFLSSTKEQNTQLVNFMAFGAGRRLCPGSTLALTLMNTAIANMVQCFDWKVGIDGDIVNMKAGTGFTLALAEPLMCRPVVRFNPFAG; encoded by the exons ttctcACTGGCCACCCTCTTCGTCATCATCAGAAGCTACACAGAGAGTCATTTCTCTTATAAATCAACATGGCTTAGCGTTCATCATCTGCCACAACCTTCTTCGCAATCTCCAATAGTCATGGCCACCATCACTGACATCCAATACTACGtcgttctcttcttcctctggcTTTTCTCAACACTTCTCCTCCAATATGCATTCAGAAGATCCACAAAAGGAGCAACCCATCTCCGCCTCCCTCCTAGTCCACCGTCTCTTCCGGTCGTTGGTCACATCCACCTCCTCTCCAAAGACATACACATATGTTTTCAAAACCTCGCCCGCAAATATGGCCCTCTCTTGTACCTCCGATTTGGATCCTTCAAGTGCCTCCTCATCTCCTCTGCCTCCGTCGCCACCGAAGTCTTTAAGTCCAACGACGTGGCTTTCTCTTCTAAGCCGTTCTCTGTTTTGGGTGATCGATTGATATTCGGGAACACGGGGTTTGTTATTTCTCAGTACGGAGATTACTGGAGGTACATGAAGAAATTGACGGTGACGGAGCTTCTCGGAGCGAGACAGCTGGAGAGGTCACGCAAGGTGAGGCAGGAGGAGCTGCATCGGTATTTGCAGAGAGTGTTTGAAAAAGCGGGTGTAGAAGAGGTGTTCGATGTTGGGTCTGAGTTAATGAAGCTGACGAATAATACTATTTGTAGGATGGTTTTGAGTACCAGATGTTCGGAGGAAGATAACGAGGCGGAGGAAGTGAAGGAGCTTGTTGAAGGGTCCTTTGATTTGGCTATGAAGATGACCATGGTGGCCATGTCAGGTCCCTTAAAGAAAGTTGTTGGCAAGTATTATGAGAAGGAAGATAAGGATATAAACAGAAGGTGTGATGAGTTGTTGGAGAGGATGTGGAAGGAGCACGAAGAGAGAGCAAAGCGAGAAGGGGTTGATAGGGAAGACAAGGATTTCATGGATATTTTATTGGAAGCTTATTATAATGACAAAGCAGAGTTTAAGATTACCAGGAACCAAGTCAAAGCCTTCATTCTG GACATTTTCATTGCAGGAACGAGCACATCTGCAGATACTATGCAATGGGTAATGGCAAATCTGATCAACCATCCGGATGTTCTCAAGAAAGTGAGACAAGAAATTGAATCAGTTGTGGGAAACAGCAAAAGACTGGTTGAAGAATCAGATCTTCCTAACTTTCCTTACTTGCAAGCTGTTGTGAAGGAAACTCTGAGGCTATACCCACCAGGGCCTGTATTGCCAAGAAGAACCAACGAGGACAGCAAAGTTTCAGGCTTTGATATACCAAAAGATCTAATTGTGGCCTTCAACGTTTACGCCATAATGAGAGACCCTGAAGCTTGGGATAAACCTAATGAGTTCATCCCTGAAAGGTTCTTGTCTTCCACCAAAGAACAAAATACCCAACTCGTCAATTTCATGGCATTCGGTGCAGGAAGAAGACTCTGTCCTGGTTCAACCTTAGCACTCACCTTGATGAACACTGCTATAGCAAACATGGTTCAATGCTTCGACTGGAAGGTCGGTATAGACGGCGATATAGTGAATATGAAAGCAGGAACAGGCTTCACCTTGGCACTTGCCGAGCCCCTTATGTGCCGCCCGGTCGTTCGTTTCAATCCATTTGCCGGTTAA